The Plasmodium berghei ANKA genome assembly, chromosome: 12 region aaataaatttttagaaAGGTATACCCcgttttttcatatatatcaattaGTAAACTATTTtaacacacatatatattaaatatatttttgactttttttttttttcacactaacacttttaattattatatatacgtGATATCTTCacattattcatataaataaataggAATGGAATAAGTGTGTGACTTCCCTTGtaaaatttgtttgttttgTCCCAcaacttttatttttttaaaaaatcttttaaacttgcattattattaagtctgttttattatacatttaaACATTTAcgatttattatttttataacatatttatgtggtattaaaaaaaaaaaaaatgaatatatatttttgcatatataacttaaaggtaaagtataaatatattacaatatgaatatataaacatatttatataaaatggcagaaatatgttttgataatttaaaGTTAGCATACCCATAATAttgttaattatattatgtcattttatattaatatgaacTAGTTGGAAAAgatggaaaatatatatagccCACGAAAGTATGGATCTCATTTCTTTACTTGCTTATTTCCATCCAATCTCTAGATTTATAGTTATCTGAATTAAGTTTTcttttttgcatatatgttcataaaaatataaaaataaatggaatatactattttttatatgcacataattaatattaatctTGTTTTAAGTCTAATAATGTAGTATTTATTCCCAAATtatcaataatataaatttctGCTTTATCACCTGTATATATGTCTCTTTCGGTTGCAGATGTCATAGCGTctttaacaaaattaatatcatctcgtaaattaaaatccatatttttaattaattgatttttttgttcaaCCCTATTATCTAATATGGGTAAGATAAGAGATGACCCACTACCTGTACATGCATGTGTTGATTGATAATATGAACCAATGGCATCATAACTATATAATACACCTTTGCCATTTTCATCTATTCCAGCTAATATGTTAAAAGTATAGTAAGGAAAAAATCGTCGACTATATAATGTTacacataataattttgcaATTACATGAATACTAGGATAATGTGAATGttctaaataaaataattgaatttttttctgtAAAATTTtggagaaaaaaataattaaattacaacagtaataattatacaataaaaatattttaagtAAAACCTATATACTGATATACCCACAAAcacattaatatttttattttattcttttaatatCAAACCTGTAATAATGAATGAAGGGTTTTTATGTCTGATTGCATTCCAGATGATCCAATAATACACTTATCAGTtctgtaaaaaaaaaaatatatacatatttgcACAACATTTTAAATGCTATATTATGAACAGTATTATAGAcgtatgtatttttttacatttttgatattttggGACAATTTCTTGTGTATATTGAATAAGACAATGATAAGCGTGTATCTCCAGCCAAAATTACATAATTGTTTCCTGTTAACCCAAT contains the following coding sequences:
- a CDS encoding proteasome subunit beta type-1, putative, translated to MEILQLNSNIVEKKKTEENEAAIEHARPSKRWNPYIDNGGTVIGLTGNNYVILAGDTRLSLSYSIYTRNCPKISKITDKCIIGSSGMQSDIKTLHSLLQKKIQLFYLEHSHYPSIHVIAKLLCVTLYSRRFFPYYTFNILAGIDENGKGVLYSYDAIGSYYQSTHACTGSGSSLILPILDNRVEQKNQLIKNMDFNLRDDINFVKDAMTSATERDIYTGDKAEIYIIDNLGINTTLLDLKQD